One part of the Parambassis ranga chromosome 8, fParRan2.1, whole genome shotgun sequence genome encodes these proteins:
- the LOC114440201 gene encoding neurexophilin-1, translating to LQVALGQEDDSPSPKTSSDDSSKTVGLLSGQTPLSPLSRWMLHSKSRAANATSLELPYRSPVPFSKQEFSKQEFWEMLGSDLLKPDTSSSRVKRRPIVKTGKFKKMFGWGDFYSNIKTVRLNLLITGKIVDHGNGTFSVYFRHNSTGQGNISVNLVPPVKAVEFDLERQSVVYPKDSKIFNCRVDYEKVDRSKRTSLCNYDPSKTCYQEQIQSHVSWICSKPFKVICIYISFYSTDYRLVQKVCPDYNYHNEMPYLPSG from the coding sequence CTCCAGGTGGCACTGGGTCAGGAAGATGACTCCCCCAGCCCTAAGACCTCTTCAGATGACTCCTCCAAGACGGTGGGCCTCCTGAGTGGGCAGACACCCCTGTCGCCCCTGAGCCGCTGGATGCTGCACAGTAAAAGCAGAGCTGCTAATGCCACATCCCTGGAGCTTCCCTACCGCTCCCCTGTTCCTTTCTCCAAACAGGAGTTTTCTAAACAGGAGTTCTGGGAGATGTTGGGCAGCGATCTGCTCAAACCTGACACCTCCAGCTCCAGAGTCAAACGCCGGCCTATTGTTAAGACCGGCAAGTTCAAGAAGATGTTTGGCTGGGGAGACTTCTATTCCAATATCAAGACAGTGAGGCTTAACCTGCTGATCACCGGCAAGATTGTGGATCATGGTAATGGCACGTTCAGCGTCTACTTCCGACACAACTCAACAGGACAGGGCAACATCTCAGTCAACCTGGTGCCTCCTGTCAAAGCAGTGGAGTTTGACCTGGAGCGTCAGAGTGTAGTCTATCCCAAGGACTCCAAGATATTCAACTGCCGTGTGGACTATGAGAAAGTGGATCGCAGCAAACGCACCTCGTTGTGCAACTATGACCCGTCCAAGACCTGCTACcaggagcagatccagagcCATGTGTCCTGGATTTGCTCTAAGCCTTTCAAGGTCATCTGTATCTATATTTCCTTCTACAGCACGGACTACCGCCTGGTGCAAAAGGTTTGCCCGGACTACAACTACCATAACGAGATGCCCTACCTGCCCTCGGGCTAG